A genome region from Pyrenophora tritici-repentis strain M4 chromosome 9, whole genome shotgun sequence includes the following:
- a CDS encoding FUSC domain containing protein, with product MFSFKTVAVLLALTVSMTSALPQLNSSVATAPDLGLAVLVQHLDACGLRAVGTAAAVGARYTFGRV from the exons ATGTTCAGCTTTAAGACCGTCGCTGTGCTTCTCGCACTCACCGTCTCTATGACGAGCGCCCTACCCCAA CTGAACAGCAGTGTGGCGACTGCTCCCGATTTGGGCCTTGCGGTACTGGTGCAGCACCTCGATGCGTGTGGGCTGCGGGCAGTTGGTACTGCAGCTGCGGTGGGGGCTAGATACACTTTTGGCAGAGTGTAG